In Ascaphus truei isolate aAscTru1 chromosome 5, aAscTru1.hap1, whole genome shotgun sequence, one genomic interval encodes:
- the LOC142495007 gene encoding angiopoietin-related protein 5-like yields MNMFHFKLFGCTLFLSLYFQHVRPQDSVPKSQGYDCSHIWTRNKGSANGIYTIKPVGASTSFKVFCEMKANGGWTLIQSHDGQDGISFDRTWAEYKLGFGNIAREHWLGLDNINALTNQDGRISELRISLGDFGGAEASAQYSSFRVDDETNFYKLSVGSYSGNAGDAFRGRDSDTNTHGSFFSTKDKDKDNCSPCRMGDVRYNSCSRDQFRSGWWFNRCGMANLNGQWHPQGDNTGWASAVSWETWQNFKSLKFSKMYLRHR; encoded by the exons ATGAACATGTTTCACTTCAAGCTCTTCGGCTGCACGCTGTTCTTGAGTCTTTATTTTCAACATGTTAGACCACAG GATTCTGTTCCAAAATCTCAAG GATACGACTGTTCACACATCTGGACAAGAAACAAGGGATCTGCAAATGGGATTTACACAATAAAACCAGTGGGAGCCAGCACATCTTTTAAG GTATTCTGTGAGATGAAAGCTAACGGCGGCTGGACACTGATACAGAGTCACGATGGACAAGATGGAATTTCCTTCGATAGAACGTGGGCCGAGTACAAACTGGGATTTGGAAATATTGCAC GTGAACACTGGCTGGGGCTTGATAACATTAATGCTCTGACCAACCAGGATGGCAGGATCTCGGAACTGCGCATCAGCCTTGGGGACTTTGGTGGAGCTGAAGCCTCTGCACAGTACAGCTCCttcagagttgatgatgaaactAACTTCTACAAGCTCTCGGTGGGAAGCTATTCTGGCAACGCAG GAGATGCTTTTagaggaagagacagtgacaccaACACACATGGCAGCTTTTTCAGCACAAAGGACAAGGACAAAGACAACTGTTCTCCATGTCGGATGGGTGACGTCCGGTACAACAGCTGCAGCCGGGATCAATTTCGCTCTGGATGGTGGTTTAACCGCTGTGGGATGGCTAATCTGAATGGTCAATGGCACCCACAGGGAGACAATACGGGCTGGGCTTCTGCAGTGTCTTGGGAAACATGGCAAAACTTCAAGTCACTGAAGTTTAGTAAGATGTATTTGAGACACCGTTAG